A window from Peromyscus eremicus chromosome 1, PerEre_H2_v1, whole genome shotgun sequence encodes these proteins:
- the LOC131907305 gene encoding cytochrome P450 2C25-like isoform X1 codes for MDPFVVLVLSLSCLLLLSLWRQSSVRGKLPPGPTPLPVIGNFLQIDVKDISQSLTNFSKVYGPVFTLYLGRQPTVVLHGYEAVKEALIDHGEEFAGRGSFPMAEKINKGLGIIFSNGSRWKEIRRFSLMTLRNLGMGKRTIEDRVQEEAQCLVEELRKTNGSPCDPTFILSCAPCNVICSIIFQNRFDYKDQDFLTFMEKVNENVRILSSPWLQVCNNFPSLIDYCPGSHHKITKNVDYIKRYLVEKIKEHQESLNVENPRDFIDYYLIKQKQANNNQQSEFTLEHLTTIVNDLFGAGTETTSTTLRYALLLLLKHPHVTAKVQEEIERVVGRHRSPCMQDRSHMPYTDAMIHEVQRFIDLIPTNLPHAVTCDTKFRNYLIPKGTTVITSLSSVLHDSKEFPNPEVFDPGHFLDKNGNFKKSDYFMPFSAGKRICAGEGLARMELFLFLTTILQNFKLKSLVHPKDIDTTPVANGFASLPPPYQLCFIPV; via the exons ATGGATCCATTTGTTGTCTTGGTGCTCAGTCTCTCCTGTCTGCTTCTCCtctcactctggagacagagctctgtgagagGGAAGCTCCCTCCTGGCCCTACTCCTCTCCCAGTTATTGGAAATTTCCTCCAGATAGATGTGAAGGATATCAGCCAATCTTTGACCAAT TTCTCAAAAGTCTACGGCCCTGTGTTTACACTATATTTGGGTAGACAGCCCACTGTGGTGTTGCATGGATATGAAGCAGTGAAGGAAGCTCTGATTGATCATGGGGAGGAGTTTGCTGGAAGAGGAAGCTTTCCAATGgctgaaaaaattaataaaggccTTG GCATTATTTTTAGCAATGGAAGCAGATGGAAAGAGATAAGGCGCTTCTCACTCATGACTCTGCGGAATTTGGGCATGGGTAAAAGGACCATTGAGGACCGTGTTCAAGAGGAAGCACAGTGTCTTGTGGAGGAACTGAGGAAAACCAACG GCTCACCCTGTGATCCCACCTTCATCCTGAGCTGTGCTCCATGCAATGTCATCTGCTCCATTATTTTCCAGAATCGTTTTGATTATAAGGATCAGGATTTTCTTACCTTCATGGAAAAAGTAAATGAGAACGTCAGGATTCTCAGCTCCCCCTGGTTGCAG GTATGCAATAATTTCCCTTCACTAATTGACTATTGTCCAGGAAGTCATCACAAGATAACGAAAAATGTTGATTATATCAAAAGATACCTtgtggagaaaataaaagaacatcaGGAATCATTGAATGTTGAAAACCCTCGGGACTTTATTGATTATTATCTGATTAAACAAAAGCAG GCAAACAACAATCAACAATCAGAATTTACACTTGAACATCTGACAACCATAGTGAATGATCTGTTTGGTGCTGGGACAGAGACAACAAGCACAACGCTGAGATATGCTCTCCTACTCCTGCTGAAGCACCCACATGTCACAG CTAAAGTCCAGGAAGAGATTGAACGTGTGGTTGGCAGGCACCGCAGCCCCTGCATGCAGGACAGGAGCCACATGCCCTACACAGACGCCATGATTCATGAGGTCCAAAGATTCATTGACCTCATCCCCACCAACCTGCCCCATGCGGTGACCTGTGACACTAAGTTCAGGAACTACCTTATCCCCAAG GGAACAACAGTAATAACATCACTGTCATCAGTCCTGCATGACAGCAAGGAATTCCCCAACCCAGAGGTATTTGACCCTGGACACTTTCTAGATAAGAATGGAAACTTTAAGAAAAGTGACTACTTCATGCCTTTCTCAGCAG GAAAACGGATTTGTGCAGGAGAGGGCCTGGCACGCATGGAGCTGTTTCTATTCCTGACCACCATTTTACAGAACTTTAAGCTGAAATCACTGGTTCACCCTAAAGACATTGATACAACCCCAGTGGCCAACGGATTTGCTTCTCTGCCACCCCCTTAccagctctgcttcattcctGTTTAA
- the LOC131907305 gene encoding cytochrome P450 2C25-like isoform X4 gives MDPFVVLVLSLSCLLLLSLWRQSSVRGKLPPGPTPLPVIGNFLQIDVKDISQSLTNFSKVYGPVFTLYLGRQPTVVLHGYEAVKEALIDHGEEFAGRGSFPMAEKINKGLGIIFSNGSRWKEIRRFSLMTLRNLGMGKRTIEDRVQEEAQCLVEELRKTNGSPCDPTFILSCAPCNVICSIIFQNRFDYKDQDFLTFMEKVNENVRILSSPWLQANNNQQSEFTLEHLTTIVNDLFGAGTETTSTTLRYALLLLLKHPHVTAKVQEEIERVVGRHRSPCMQDRSHMPYTDAMIHEVQRFIDLIPTNLPHAVTCDTKFRNYLIPKGTTVITSLSSVLHDSKEFPNPEVFDPGHFLDKNGNFKKSDYFMPFSAGKRICAGEGLARMELFLFLTTILQNFKLKSLVHPKDIDTTPVANGFASLPPPYQLCFIPV, from the exons ATGGATCCATTTGTTGTCTTGGTGCTCAGTCTCTCCTGTCTGCTTCTCCtctcactctggagacagagctctgtgagagGGAAGCTCCCTCCTGGCCCTACTCCTCTCCCAGTTATTGGAAATTTCCTCCAGATAGATGTGAAGGATATCAGCCAATCTTTGACCAAT TTCTCAAAAGTCTACGGCCCTGTGTTTACACTATATTTGGGTAGACAGCCCACTGTGGTGTTGCATGGATATGAAGCAGTGAAGGAAGCTCTGATTGATCATGGGGAGGAGTTTGCTGGAAGAGGAAGCTTTCCAATGgctgaaaaaattaataaaggccTTG GCATTATTTTTAGCAATGGAAGCAGATGGAAAGAGATAAGGCGCTTCTCACTCATGACTCTGCGGAATTTGGGCATGGGTAAAAGGACCATTGAGGACCGTGTTCAAGAGGAAGCACAGTGTCTTGTGGAGGAACTGAGGAAAACCAACG GCTCACCCTGTGATCCCACCTTCATCCTGAGCTGTGCTCCATGCAATGTCATCTGCTCCATTATTTTCCAGAATCGTTTTGATTATAAGGATCAGGATTTTCTTACCTTCATGGAAAAAGTAAATGAGAACGTCAGGATTCTCAGCTCCCCCTGGTTGCAG GCAAACAACAATCAACAATCAGAATTTACACTTGAACATCTGACAACCATAGTGAATGATCTGTTTGGTGCTGGGACAGAGACAACAAGCACAACGCTGAGATATGCTCTCCTACTCCTGCTGAAGCACCCACATGTCACAG CTAAAGTCCAGGAAGAGATTGAACGTGTGGTTGGCAGGCACCGCAGCCCCTGCATGCAGGACAGGAGCCACATGCCCTACACAGACGCCATGATTCATGAGGTCCAAAGATTCATTGACCTCATCCCCACCAACCTGCCCCATGCGGTGACCTGTGACACTAAGTTCAGGAACTACCTTATCCCCAAG GGAACAACAGTAATAACATCACTGTCATCAGTCCTGCATGACAGCAAGGAATTCCCCAACCCAGAGGTATTTGACCCTGGACACTTTCTAGATAAGAATGGAAACTTTAAGAAAAGTGACTACTTCATGCCTTTCTCAGCAG GAAAACGGATTTGTGCAGGAGAGGGCCTGGCACGCATGGAGCTGTTTCTATTCCTGACCACCATTTTACAGAACTTTAAGCTGAAATCACTGGTTCACCCTAAAGACATTGATACAACCCCAGTGGCCAACGGATTTGCTTCTCTGCCACCCCCTTAccagctctgcttcattcctGTTTAA
- the LOC131907305 gene encoding cytochrome P450 2C25-like isoform X2 yields MDPFVVLVLSLSCLLLLSLWRQSSVRGKLPPGPTPLPVIGNFLQIDVKDISQSLTNFSKVYGPVFTLYLGRQPTVVLHGYEAVKEALIDHGEEFAGRGSFPMAEKINKGLGIIFSNGSRWKEIRRFSLMTLRNLGMGKRTIEDRVQEEAQCLVEELRKTNGNCAPCNVICSIIFQNRFDYKDQDFLTFMEKVNENVRILSSPWLQVCNNFPSLIDYCPGSHHKITKNVDYIKRYLVEKIKEHQESLNVENPRDFIDYYLIKQKQANNNQQSEFTLEHLTTIVNDLFGAGTETTSTTLRYALLLLLKHPHVTAKVQEEIERVVGRHRSPCMQDRSHMPYTDAMIHEVQRFIDLIPTNLPHAVTCDTKFRNYLIPKGTTVITSLSSVLHDSKEFPNPEVFDPGHFLDKNGNFKKSDYFMPFSAGKRICAGEGLARMELFLFLTTILQNFKLKSLVHPKDIDTTPVANGFASLPPPYQLCFIPV; encoded by the exons ATGGATCCATTTGTTGTCTTGGTGCTCAGTCTCTCCTGTCTGCTTCTCCtctcactctggagacagagctctgtgagagGGAAGCTCCCTCCTGGCCCTACTCCTCTCCCAGTTATTGGAAATTTCCTCCAGATAGATGTGAAGGATATCAGCCAATCTTTGACCAAT TTCTCAAAAGTCTACGGCCCTGTGTTTACACTATATTTGGGTAGACAGCCCACTGTGGTGTTGCATGGATATGAAGCAGTGAAGGAAGCTCTGATTGATCATGGGGAGGAGTTTGCTGGAAGAGGAAGCTTTCCAATGgctgaaaaaattaataaaggccTTG GCATTATTTTTAGCAATGGAAGCAGATGGAAAGAGATAAGGCGCTTCTCACTCATGACTCTGCGGAATTTGGGCATGGGTAAAAGGACCATTGAGGACCGTGTTCAAGAGGAAGCACAGTGTCTTGTGGAGGAACTGAGGAAAACCAACGGTAA CTGTGCTCCATGCAATGTCATCTGCTCCATTATTTTCCAGAATCGTTTTGATTATAAGGATCAGGATTTTCTTACCTTCATGGAAAAAGTAAATGAGAACGTCAGGATTCTCAGCTCCCCCTGGTTGCAG GTATGCAATAATTTCCCTTCACTAATTGACTATTGTCCAGGAAGTCATCACAAGATAACGAAAAATGTTGATTATATCAAAAGATACCTtgtggagaaaataaaagaacatcaGGAATCATTGAATGTTGAAAACCCTCGGGACTTTATTGATTATTATCTGATTAAACAAAAGCAG GCAAACAACAATCAACAATCAGAATTTACACTTGAACATCTGACAACCATAGTGAATGATCTGTTTGGTGCTGGGACAGAGACAACAAGCACAACGCTGAGATATGCTCTCCTACTCCTGCTGAAGCACCCACATGTCACAG CTAAAGTCCAGGAAGAGATTGAACGTGTGGTTGGCAGGCACCGCAGCCCCTGCATGCAGGACAGGAGCCACATGCCCTACACAGACGCCATGATTCATGAGGTCCAAAGATTCATTGACCTCATCCCCACCAACCTGCCCCATGCGGTGACCTGTGACACTAAGTTCAGGAACTACCTTATCCCCAAG GGAACAACAGTAATAACATCACTGTCATCAGTCCTGCATGACAGCAAGGAATTCCCCAACCCAGAGGTATTTGACCCTGGACACTTTCTAGATAAGAATGGAAACTTTAAGAAAAGTGACTACTTCATGCCTTTCTCAGCAG GAAAACGGATTTGTGCAGGAGAGGGCCTGGCACGCATGGAGCTGTTTCTATTCCTGACCACCATTTTACAGAACTTTAAGCTGAAATCACTGGTTCACCCTAAAGACATTGATACAACCCCAGTGGCCAACGGATTTGCTTCTCTGCCACCCCCTTAccagctctgcttcattcctGTTTAA
- the LOC131907305 gene encoding cytochrome P450 2C25-like isoform X3: MDPFVVLVLSLSCLLLLSLWRQSSVRGKLPPGPTPLPVIGNFLQIDVKDISQSLTNFSKVYGPVFTLYLGRQPTVVLHGYEAVKEALIDHGEEFAGRGSFPMAEKINKGLGSPCDPTFILSCAPCNVICSIIFQNRFDYKDQDFLTFMEKVNENVRILSSPWLQVCNNFPSLIDYCPGSHHKITKNVDYIKRYLVEKIKEHQESLNVENPRDFIDYYLIKQKQANNNQQSEFTLEHLTTIVNDLFGAGTETTSTTLRYALLLLLKHPHVTAKVQEEIERVVGRHRSPCMQDRSHMPYTDAMIHEVQRFIDLIPTNLPHAVTCDTKFRNYLIPKGTTVITSLSSVLHDSKEFPNPEVFDPGHFLDKNGNFKKSDYFMPFSAGKRICAGEGLARMELFLFLTTILQNFKLKSLVHPKDIDTTPVANGFASLPPPYQLCFIPV; this comes from the exons ATGGATCCATTTGTTGTCTTGGTGCTCAGTCTCTCCTGTCTGCTTCTCCtctcactctggagacagagctctgtgagagGGAAGCTCCCTCCTGGCCCTACTCCTCTCCCAGTTATTGGAAATTTCCTCCAGATAGATGTGAAGGATATCAGCCAATCTTTGACCAAT TTCTCAAAAGTCTACGGCCCTGTGTTTACACTATATTTGGGTAGACAGCCCACTGTGGTGTTGCATGGATATGAAGCAGTGAAGGAAGCTCTGATTGATCATGGGGAGGAGTTTGCTGGAAGAGGAAGCTTTCCAATGgctgaaaaaattaataaaggccTTG GCTCACCCTGTGATCCCACCTTCATCCTGAGCTGTGCTCCATGCAATGTCATCTGCTCCATTATTTTCCAGAATCGTTTTGATTATAAGGATCAGGATTTTCTTACCTTCATGGAAAAAGTAAATGAGAACGTCAGGATTCTCAGCTCCCCCTGGTTGCAG GTATGCAATAATTTCCCTTCACTAATTGACTATTGTCCAGGAAGTCATCACAAGATAACGAAAAATGTTGATTATATCAAAAGATACCTtgtggagaaaataaaagaacatcaGGAATCATTGAATGTTGAAAACCCTCGGGACTTTATTGATTATTATCTGATTAAACAAAAGCAG GCAAACAACAATCAACAATCAGAATTTACACTTGAACATCTGACAACCATAGTGAATGATCTGTTTGGTGCTGGGACAGAGACAACAAGCACAACGCTGAGATATGCTCTCCTACTCCTGCTGAAGCACCCACATGTCACAG CTAAAGTCCAGGAAGAGATTGAACGTGTGGTTGGCAGGCACCGCAGCCCCTGCATGCAGGACAGGAGCCACATGCCCTACACAGACGCCATGATTCATGAGGTCCAAAGATTCATTGACCTCATCCCCACCAACCTGCCCCATGCGGTGACCTGTGACACTAAGTTCAGGAACTACCTTATCCCCAAG GGAACAACAGTAATAACATCACTGTCATCAGTCCTGCATGACAGCAAGGAATTCCCCAACCCAGAGGTATTTGACCCTGGACACTTTCTAGATAAGAATGGAAACTTTAAGAAAAGTGACTACTTCATGCCTTTCTCAGCAG GAAAACGGATTTGTGCAGGAGAGGGCCTGGCACGCATGGAGCTGTTTCTATTCCTGACCACCATTTTACAGAACTTTAAGCTGAAATCACTGGTTCACCCTAAAGACATTGATACAACCCCAGTGGCCAACGGATTTGCTTCTCTGCCACCCCCTTAccagctctgcttcattcctGTTTAA